The following are encoded in a window of Sutcliffiella horikoshii genomic DNA:
- a CDS encoding PspA/IM30 family protein yields the protein MTNLFSRIKQTLSADFHEVLDKKEQKNPIAMLNQYLRDCEKEVEKVRKLVERQNLLKEEFVKEYHEASSLAEKRSSQAVIAEKAGETELATFAKREHQQYEERANQLKLSLEKVSEDLTNLEQKYEEMKHRLKDMYIKRMELMGRENVARATHRMNQVVDANKAEHSYTKFNEMESYLDRLEHQVNSAYHHNTIDARIAQLEKEITQPEEKTHSLSQ from the coding sequence ATGACAAACTTATTTTCAAGAATTAAACAGACGTTATCTGCAGACTTTCATGAGGTTTTGGATAAAAAGGAGCAAAAAAATCCGATTGCGATGTTGAATCAATATTTACGCGATTGTGAAAAAGAAGTAGAAAAAGTGCGCAAGCTAGTAGAGCGCCAGAACTTACTTAAAGAAGAGTTTGTAAAGGAATACCACGAGGCAAGCAGTCTAGCGGAAAAACGCTCTTCCCAAGCGGTTATTGCGGAAAAAGCTGGTGAAACGGAGCTTGCGACATTTGCTAAACGCGAGCATCAACAATATGAGGAGCGCGCCAATCAATTGAAGCTTTCCTTAGAAAAGGTTTCAGAGGACCTTACTAACCTTGAACAAAAATATGAAGAAATGAAGCACCGACTGAAGGATATGTATATCAAACGGATGGAATTAATGGGGAGGGAAAATGTTGCACGTGCTACACATCGCATGAATCAGGTGGTTGATGCGAACAAAGCGGAGCACTCCTACACCAAATTCAATGAAATGGAAAGCTATTTAGATCGATTGGAACATCAAGTAAATTCCGCTTATCATCACAATACTATTGATGCCCGCATTGCCCAGCTTGAAAAAGAAATTACTCAACCAGAAGAGAAAACTCATTCTCTTTCACAATGA
- a CDS encoding flagellar basal body rod protein, which produces MKKFGLFLVGVIAFFVLLANIGPLLGLAVSLVVTYYAVKEFIKTDSTGTKILWGFIAFIAVAFSIANVPAVLAVVAAYILYVVYKNWNKEKANNDIIEAGDPFTNFEKQWNSLNK; this is translated from the coding sequence ATGAAAAAATTTGGATTGTTTTTAGTAGGTGTCATCGCATTCTTTGTTTTGCTTGCCAACATTGGTCCACTTTTAGGATTGGCAGTTAGTTTGGTAGTCACTTATTATGCGGTTAAAGAATTCATAAAAACGGATTCTACTGGCACGAAAATTCTATGGGGCTTCATCGCTTTTATTGCCGTCGCGTTTTCTATCGCTAATGTTCCTGCGGTATTAGCAGTTGTAGCAGCGTATATCTTGTATGTTGTATATAAGAACTGGAACAAAGAAAAGGCAAACAACGACATCATTGAAGCTGGCGACCCGTTCACTAACTTCGAAAAACAGTGGAACTCATTGAACAAATAA